CCGGCGGGCTCCGGCTCCGGCAGCGGCCGGAGTTCGGGCACGAGCGCCCGCACCTCGTCGTGGAAGCGCCGGGCGAGCTCGAGGGCCTCGGCGTTGTCGGGGGTGTGGACGAACACGGTCGGCGTGCGGCCCTCGCGCAGCCAGCCGGCGACCGTCGCGACCCACTCCCGCCAGCCCTCGACGGTGCGGTCGGCGTCGTCGCGGCCGAGGTAGCGGACGATCGGACGCCCGGTGAGCGCGGCCGCGCGCCGGGGCATCCGCGGCTTCTTCAGCCACGCGTCGCGTTCGGCGTCGCTGGTCGGCGGGGTCCGGAACAGGGTGGTGGTGTCGAAGGGGACCCATTCGGCGCCCGTCTCGGCGAGCGCCCGCTCCAGGAGCCCCGCGGCGCGGGCGTCCTCGAAGAACGCGCGGTGCCGCACCTCGACCGCGTACCGGTGCGAGGCGGGCAGCCGCCGGAGGAACCGCACGAGCGTCCCGACGTCGCCCGGCCCGAACGACCCGGGAAGCTGCACCCACAGCGCGTGGGCGCGCGGCCCGAGCGGCTCGATCGCGTCGAGGAACGTCCGCAGCTCGTCGTCGGCGCCCGCCAGCCGGCTCCCGTGCGTGACCGGCTTGGGGAGCTTCAGCACGAACCGGAAGTCGGGGGACGTCTGCCGTGCCCACGATTCGACCGTGTCCCGCGACGGGGTCGCGTAGAAGGTCGTGTTGCCCTCGACCGCGTTGCACCATGACGCGTAGGCGCGCAGGCGCTCGTCGGCGGGCAGCGCACGGGGCAGGTAGCGCCCCTGCCACGGGGCCAGGTTCCACATCGCGCATCCCACATGAAGCCGCACGGCCCCGACGTTATCGCGCGATCCCGTCATCCGGCCGCCTACCGGCCGGACCACCGGGCGATGTCGGTCTGGTCGGCGTCCGGGCCGAGGTCCTCGGCGGCCGCCGCCCACAGGTCGACGGCGGCCCGCCCGAACGCGAGCGGCGCGCCCTGCGCCTCGGCCAGCTCGGCCGCGATCCGCATGTCCTTCAGCATCAGCGACAGCCCGAACCCCGAGTCGTAACGCTCGTTGAGGACGAAGTTCGGCCACTTGACCTCGGTGGACGCGCAGCGGCCGCTCGACCGGTTGATGGCGTCGATCATCACCGCCGGGTCGAGGCCGAAGCGGCTCCCCGCCCGCATGACCTCGGCGGTCGCCAGCAGGTGGGAGGCCGACAGGAGGTTGTTGAACGCCTTCAGCGCGTGCCCGGCCCCGACGTCCCCGGCGTGCACGACGGCGCCGCCCAGCACGTCCAGGACGGGACGGACGCGCTCCACGTCCGCGGCCGCGCCACCGGCCATGATCGTGAGCGTGCCGTTCTCGGCGCCCTTCACCCCGCCGGAGACCGGGGCGTCGACGAACGCGACGCCGCGTTCCGCCGCACGGTCCGCGACCTTCCGCGTGGACAGCGGACGGCTCGACCCCATGTCGATCAGCGCCGAGCCCGCCTCGAGCGCGTCGAGGAGACCGTCGACGACGCCTTCGACGATGTCGCTGTTCGGCAGCATGAGCACGACGGCGCCGGCGCCCCGCGCGGCGTCGGCGGGCGATCCCACGAGCTCGAGGCCGGCCGGGAGCCGGTCGGCGGGCGGCGGCGCGGGGTCGTGGCCGAGGACCCGCAGCCCGGCCTCCGCCAGCCGCCGCGACATCGGGCGCCCCATGTGGCCGAGGCCCACGAACCCGACCGTCCGGATCGGCGCGCGGTCACTCATCGCCCTGCCGCCCCTCCGCGTCGCGCTGCTCGCCAGCTCCAAGCTCGTCGAGCACCCCCTCGGCGATGCGGAACGACTGCATGGCCGCCGGGACGCCGCAGTACACCGCCGTCTGGAGCAGCGCCTCGCGGATCTCCTCGACGGTGCAGCCGTTGGTGACCGCCGCGCGGACGTGGATCGCGAGCTCGTGGTCGCGGCCCAGCGCCGTCAGCGTCCCGAGGTTGATGAGGCTGCGGGTGCGCCGGTCCAGGCCGTCGCGCGTCCACACCGCGCCCCAGCAGTACTCGGTGACCAGTTCCTGGACGGGCCGCGAGAAGTCGCTCACCCGGGCCATGGACCGCTCCACGTGCTCGGCGCCGAGCACCTCGCGGCGGGTCGCCATGCCCTGCTCGAAACGGGACGGGTGCGCGTCGGTGACGCTCAAGTGCTGCTCCTCGTACTCGGTGACACCGGGGCTCGGTGGTCGGGGGCGGCCGCGCTCAGCCGAGCGCGGCGACGATCTGCGGCAGGTCGGCGGTCGTGCGGATGCCGGGTTCGGCGGCGCAGACGATCGGGACGGCGTTGACGGCGCGGTGGGCGGTGTAGCCGGGGGTGGTCGCGGCCATCCGGTCGAGCGGCACGGGGAACCGCAGGTCGACGTCCAGCGGGGTGTCGCCCTCCACCGCGATGTGCCAGCCGGTGTCCCGGACGTCCCAGTCGGCGTCGAGGTCGGTCGTGCAGTACCAGGTGGCGCGGAAGCGCAGCAGGGGCCGCCCGTCGCGGATGCCGGAGACCGTGATGCGCTGGCCGGCCACGGTCCCGGCCGGGATCTCCCCGGCGGCGATGCGGACCGTGCGCGGCGCCGTGGCGACCTCCCCGGACGCCTCGAGGCGGTCCAGCGGCAGCCCGAGCGTGTCGGCGAGAAGTTCCAGGGACGGGCCGAAGCTGACGCGGCCGTGGGACAGCCGGCGCGCGTCCATGTCGGCGGGCGCGCGGCCGAACCCCATGACGTCGAACAGCAGCCCGGGGGAGTCGCGCTCGGACAGGTCGGCGAACTCGCTGATCGTCAGCCGGTCGAGGCGGCGCTGGATCGAGGTGAGTACCAGCGGGACGGCCTCGGTGATGAACCCCGGGCTGCTCCCGGTGCTGTGGATCGAGGCGCCGCCGCGCCGGCAGGCCGCCTCGACCCGCTTGCGGACGTCGGGGTCCATGCTGTCCGGACGGTGGAACTCGCCGCGCGTCGTGACGATGTTGACGCCCGCCTCCAGCAGCAGGCACACCGTGTCGAAGTCGCAGGCCCGCGGCATGTACAGGACGCAGTCGGGCTGCAGGGCCAGGATCTCGCCGACGTCGCCGGTGGCGGCGACCCCGGCCGGGCCGAGGCCGCACAGCTCCCCGGCGTCCTTTCCGGCCTTGTCCGGAGAGTGGACGTACGCTCCGGCCAGGGTCAGGGTCGGGTGCTCGAGCACCGCCCGCATCGCCCGCGTGCCGATGTTGCCGGTGGCCCACTGGACGACGCGGTACCGCGGCCGCCCGTCCCGTCCGTCCTCCGGCCGGGCGGCCGGCTCGTCCCGCAGCCTCTCGGGCATGCTTCCGCACCTCGCTCTCGAATAACGAGAACATTAATCTCGTGAGCGGAGATGGTCAATGCCGCATCGGTTCCGAGGGGCGGCCGCGCGGGCCGCTACCTGGGGTGCTCCATGATCCCCAGGGCGTCGTCGGCCGCCCGCATGACCGGCCCCGCCGGGACGCCCGCCGCCTCGGCGACGGCGGACAGCAGCCGCGCGTCCTTCTGCAGCAGGGCGCCCGCACGGGACGCCATCGGGTCGAGCGTGCCGCCCGCCGCCGCGACCCGCGCGAGCGCGAAGCTCGCGCCGCTGCCGTGCGAGACGACCTCGGCGAGGCGGGCCGGGTCGACGTCCAGCGACCGGCCCAGCGCGAGCGCGCCCGCGGCCGTCGCGAGGTTCGCCGTGAACAGCACGTTGTTGAGCAGCTTGGTGAGCTGCCCGGTCCCGAGCGGGCCGAGGTGGACGATCGGGTCGGCGTACGTCGCGAACACCGGCCGGCAGCGTTCGACGGCCGCGGTGTCGCCGCCCGCCATCACCAGCAGCCGTCCCTCGGCGGCGGCCTGGCCGCCCCCGCTGACCGGCGCGTCCACCACGGCCACGCCGCGCGCGGCGGCCGCCTCGGCGAGCCGTCCGCAGGTGTCGGGGTGCACCGTGCTGTGCACGACGATCACGCCGCCCTCCGCGAGCCCGGACAGGATCCCGTCCTCGCCGGTGACGACCTGCTCGACGTCGGCGTCGGCGACCACGCAGACGCAGGCGACGTCGCAGTCGGCGGCCATCGCCGCGGGGGACTCGGCGACCTTCGCGGCGGTGTCGGCGAACGGTTCGAGGGAGGCGGGACGGCGCGCCCACAGCGTCGTCGGATGCCCGGCCTCGACGATCCGGCGCGCCATCGGCCCGCCCTGGCTGCCCAGCCCGATGAAACCGACGCGGGCCTTCTCGGTGGCCGGGTTCTCAGGCGATTCCGCTGGTGGTGGGGTCACTTTCGGTCCGCTCATCGGCGCTCCTCCTCGGACGGAGTCTTGGGAATGCTCTGGGGCCCGGCGTCGGCGCACCGGCCGCGCCGCCCGCGTGCGGGCCCGGTCGCGGGTCGCGTGCGCCGCCCGGACGGGAGCGCGCGGCCCCGGACGAGGCGTCGCGGACCTCCGCCGGACGGCGGGCCGCTCACGGCGAAGGAAATCAGCCGTCCGCGGGGCAGTCAACAGCGCCGGAGCGCCCGGGACGGGCGCGCACGTGCGGCCCGCGAAGCCGTCCCGCGGCACCGGCGGACGCACGCCGACGACGCCTCGAATCAGCTTTGACCAGGAGCGATGCGCCCGGGGAGCAGGTTCGGCGTCGCCCCGGCCGCACCCCGCGAATGCACGCCTCATCAATGGATTGAATCCGTGTTCACCAAGGTGACCTATTGCTCAAATCGTTGAGCGTGGCTAGTGTCGCGGTCACCCGAGTCACCCGCCGGGGGATCGACGTCGCCGGGCCGGCCGCCGCGCCGGGGCCCCGCACGACCACGCGCGAACAGGAGCAGCCGATGCGCCTCGGATTCGTCGGAGCGGGCCGGATGGGCCGCCCGATGGTGGACCGTCTCGTGCGGGCCGGTCACGAGGTCCGCGTCCTGGGCCGGACGGCCGAGGCGCGTGCGGCGCTCGCCGCGGCCGGGGCGCACCCCGTCGCCGACGTCGCGGCCGTCGGCGAGGACGCGGACGCCGTCCTGGTGTGCGTCTTCGACGACGCCCAGGTCCGGGACGTGTGCGTCGACGGCCCGCTGACGGACCGGATGCCGCGCGGATCGGTCGTCGTCGTCCACACCACCGGCGACCCGGACACCGCCGCGGCCGTCGCGGAGCGCGCCGCCGCCCGCGGCGTGCGGGTCGTCGACGCGCCCGTCAGCGGCGGGCCGCACGACGTCGCGGCCGGGCGGATCTCCCTCTTCGCGGGCGGCGCCGACGACGCCGTGGCGCGGGCCCGGCCCGTGCTGCGCTGCTACGGCGACCCGGTCCTGCACGTCGGCGCGCTGGGCGCCGGGCAGCGGGTGAAACTGCTCAACAACGCGCTGTTCGCCGCCCAGATCGGGCTGCTGGCCGAGGCGGTCCGGCTCGGTGCGGCGTTCGGCCTCGACGAGCCCGTCCTGCTGGAGGCGTTCGGGCACGGCAGCGCGGCGAGCCGGGCTCAGGCGGGCGTCGCGTCCCGCGGCTCGGTCGCGCGGTTCGCCGCGGCCGTCGGCGGGTTCCTCGGCAAGGACATGGACGTCGTCCGGCGGGTCTCCGCCGAGCACGGCGCCGATCTCGGCGCGCTGGGCGAGGGCCTGGACGCGCTGGCCGGTGCGCTGGACGCCGCCGGCGAGCGGACGACAACTTCCACCGCCGGTTGACCGCAACCGGACGGGAGAGCGGGAAAGGGACGACACACATGGGACGTGTCGAGGGGAAGGTCGCGTTCATCACGGGCGCGGCGCGCGGGCAGGGACGCAGCCACGCGGTGCGGCTGGCCGAGGAGGGCGCCGACATCATCGCGGTCGACCTCTGCCAGGACATCGAGACGGTCGGCTACAAGCTGGCCGGGCCGGACGACCTCAAGGAGACGGCGCGGCTGATCGAGGCGGCCGGACGGCGGGTCGTGGCGGTGCAGGCCGACGTCCGCGACGCCGCGCAGCTCGCCGACGCCGTGGAGCGGGGCGTGCGCGAGCTCGGCCGGCTCGACGTCGTCGTCGCGCAGGCGGGCATCGCGCCGCTGCACGGCAACCCGCCGCTGCAGGCGTGGACGGACGTCATCAACGTCAACCTGGTCGGCACGATGAACGCGATCCAGGTCGCGCTGCCGCATCTGGGCGAGGGCGCCTCGATCATCGCGACCGGGTCGGCCGCGGCGCTGATGAACATGGGCATGGTGCAGAACCCCGGATCGAACCCCGGCGGCAGCGGGTACGCGTTCACCAAGCGGGCGCTGTCGGAGTACGCGCACGAGCTCGGCCGCAACCTCGCGCCGCTGAAGATTCGGATCAACGTGATCCACCCGACGAACTGCAACACGCCGATGCTGCAGAGCGAGCCGATGTACCGCTCGTTCCGTCCGGACCTGGAGCACCCGACCCGCGCGGACGCCGAGCCGGCGTTCGCCGTCCAGCAGGCGTTCCCGATCTCCTACGTGGAGCCGGGCGACATCAGCGACACCGTTCTCTTCCTCGCGTCGGACGAGTCCAAGTACGTGACCGGGATGCAGATGCGGGTGGACGCGGGCGGCTACCTGAAGTGGCACGACTACCACGTCTGACGAACATGACGACAATCAGGTGGGAGGAAAGAGCGTGAAGGTGCGCGTCGATTCGGAACGGTGCCAGGGCCACACGCTCTGCGCGATGATCGCTCCGGAGATCTTCGAGCTCCGCGACGTCGACGGTCACTCGTCGGTCGTGCAGGAGGACGTTCCGCCGGACCAGGAGGAACGGGTCATCGAGGCCGTCAACTCGTGCCCGGAACGCGCGATCTCCATTTCCTGATGGCGCGGTGTCCGGCTCCCGGCGCGATGGCTCCGACCTCCCGTGAATTTGGAGAGAGGCAATATGGGTGCGGATGACGTCGTCAAGGACGACGATCGTAAACAGCTGCGATACCATTTCGACCGGCACACGCCCGAATATCGCGGCGAGTTCGAGACGATCACCGAGGAGATGCACGAGAAGTGCCCCATCGCGTGGTCGGAGACCTACGGCGGCCACTGGGTCGCCGCGGGCAACCGCGAGGTGTTCGAACTCGCCCGGTCCGCCGACAAGGTGTCGAACGACCATGACATCAAGGGCGAGCGGCGCGGCTACCAGGGCATTTCCATCCCCACCCCCGAGCGGGGCAAGGGGAGCACGGGCGGCTTCCTGGAGATGGACCCGCCCGCGCAGCGGTACTACCGGCAGGCGCTGAACCCTTACCTGTCGCCGGCCGCGATCAACCGGTGGATCCCGGTGATCGACGAGCTGGTGCGCGCCTGCCTCGACGAGAAGATCGAGAGCGGCCGCATCGACTTCGTCGACGACCTCGCCAACATCGTCCCGGCGATCCTCACCCTGGGCATGATGGGCATCCCGCTGAAGGACTGGGTCGTCTACAACGAGCCGGTGCACGCCGCCGTGTACACGCGCCCGAACACGCCCGAGGCGGAGCGGGTCGCCGAGATGCACAAGGACATGGGCCGTCACCTCGTCGGCCAGTTCTTCGAGATCCAGCAGAACCCGCGGCCGGGGCTGATCGACGAGATCGCCCGGATCAAGATCGACGGCGAGCCGCCGGACTTCATGGACCAGGTCGGCGCGCTCGGGCTGATCATCGGCGGCGGCTTCGACACCACGACGGCGCTCACCGCGCACGCGCTGGAGTGGCTGTCGGAGAACCCGGACGAGCGCGCGCGGCTCAGCCGCGAGCGCGACACCCTGCTGAACTCGGCGACCGAGGAGTTCCTGCGCTTCTACACCCCCGCGCCGGGGGACGGGCGCACGATCTCGGCCGACTGCGAGATCGCCGGGACGGAGTTCAAGGAGGGCGAGCGGCTCTGGCTGTCGTGGGCGATGGCCAACCGGGACGCCAACGTGTTCCCCGAGCCGAACACGATCGACCTCGCCCGCAAGAACAACCGGCACAGCAGTTTCGGGATCGGCATCCACCGGTGCATCGGCTCGAACGTCGCGCGCACGGTGTTCAAGCGGATGCTGGTGCAGGTGCTCGACCGGATGCCGGACTACCGGTGCGACCCCGAGGGCGCGGTGCACTACGACACCATCGGCGTCATCAACGGGATGCGCAACCTCCCGGCGACCTTCACCCCCGGCGAGCGGCTGGGGGCGGGGCTCGAGGAGACCATCGAGCGGATGCAGCGGGTCTGTGACGAGCAGCGGCTCGCCGAGCCGGTGACCGTCCGGAAGGCACAGGCGAAGATCGGCTGATCGGCGTCCCGGCGCGCGTACCCGCCGGGCACAGGGGCCGGTGCGGTCGTCGGCGCGGCGACCGCACCGGCCCTGACGTTCGTCCCGTCCTACCGGGGCGTCCACTGCTCCAGCAACCGCTTCCGGTAGGGCATGACGCGCGCCGGGAGGTTCCAGCCGAGGACGCCCGTGAGCTCGCCGCCGGAGCGGTACAGGGCGACGAACCGGCCGTCCTCGACCGAGCCCTCCTCGATCGTCACGTCGCTCTCCTCCGGGAAGACGCCGTGCGCCTGGATCTTCACGTCGTACTGGTCGGTCCAGAAGTAGGGGAGCGGGGAGAACGGCTTCACGTCGCCGTGCAGCAGGTTCTGCGCCGCGGCGGCGCCCTGGTCGGTGGCGTTCATCCGGTGCTCCAGGCGCATCCGGCGCCCGTACCGGGGGTTGATCCACGAGGCGACGTCGCCCGCCGCGTAGATCCCCGGCGCCGCCCGGCAGTGCTCGTCGCACTCGACGCCGTTCCCGAGCGGCAGCCCGGAGCCGTGCAGCCACTCCACCACCGGCTCGGCGCCGACGGCGACGAGCACCGCGCCGGCGGGCACGGTCGTCCCGTCCGACAGCGTCACGGCGGTTACCCGGCCGTCCTCGCCCGCCATCTCCTTGACGCCGACGCCCGTCCGCAGGTCGACGCCGCGGTCGCGGTGCAGGGCGGCGACGGCGGCGCCGATCCGGGGGCCGACCTGCCGCATCATCGGCGCGGGGAGGGGATCGAGGACGGTCACCTCCAGCCCCATGCTCCGCGCCGACGCGGCCACCTCCAGGCCGAGGAAGCCCGCGCCGACGATGACGGCCCGTCCGCCCGCCCGCTCGGCGGCCAGCAGCGCGGCCCGCAGCTCCAGCGCGTCCGCGCGGTCCCGCAGCACGTGCACCCCGGCGAGGTCCCGCCCGTCCGGCAGGCGGCGCGGGCGCAGCCCGGTCGCGATCACCAGCCCGTCGAACGGGAACGTCCCGTCCCCGCCGTCCGCCCCGTCGACCCGGACGATCCCGCGTTCGACGTCGAGCCCGGTCGCGCGGCCGCGCACCAGCCGGACGTCCAGCCCGGCGTAGTGCGCGGCGTCGCGCAGCTCGGTCCGTTCTGGCTCCCAGGCGCCGGTCAGCACCTGCTTCGACAGCGGGGGACGGTCGTAGGGCAGGGCGGGTTCCGCGCCGATCAGGACGAGCGAGCCCTCGTACCCTTCGCGGCGCAGCGTCTCGGCGGCGGCGACGCCCGCCGCACCCCCGCCCGCCACGACGACGCTTCGCAGTGACCTCACGGCTCGCGCACCTCACTGTTCACAGAAGAGCCTCACGACAGTAGGATCAACGATGATCCAAGAAAATGAACCATAATTCAATGCACTTGAAGGCCATGACGCCGGGGTGCGGGCGCCATGGAGTGAGGAGGTCCCGTGGGCGGCAGCGCGACAGGCGGTGAGGCGGACGGCGTCCCGGGACGCCCCCTGCCCCGGCTCGTCCCGGAGACCGAGTTCTTCTGGACGTCCGGGGCGGACGGGCGGCTGCGGGTGCAGGAGTGCGAGGCGTGCGCGGCCCTGATCCACCCGCCGCAGCCGGTGTGCCGCTACTGCCGCGGCACGGCCATGGGCGTGCGGGCCGTCTCCGGGCTGGCGACGCTCATCGGGTTTACCGTCAACCACCGGTTCAGCCTCCCGGGGCTCCCCGCGCCGTACGTTGTGGCCCAGGTCGCCCTCGAGGACGACCCCCGCGTGCGGCTCACGACCAACGCCGTCGAGTGCGACCCGGACGAGCTGACGCTCGGCAGGCGGATGGAGGTCGTGTTCGAGCGGGCCGAGGACGTGTGGCTGCCGCTCTTCCGGCCCGCCGCCGGCCAGGGACCGCCCGCCGAACTCCCCGCGGACGACATCGAACCGGAGCGGATGGCGAGCCGCGTCCGTCCGATGCTCACCACCGGCAAGTTCGAGGACAGGGCGGCGCTCACCGGCATCGGCGCGTCCGAGCTCGGCCGCCGGCTGATGGTGGACCCGCTGTCGCTCACCGTGCAGGCGTGCGAGCGCGCCGTCGCCGACGCCGGGCTGACGCTGGACGACATCGACGGCCTGGCCACCTACCCGGGCGCGGGCCCGTTCGGCGGGTTCGGCGAGGGCGGCGTGACCGCGCTCGA
The nucleotide sequence above comes from Actinomadura algeriensis. Encoded proteins:
- a CDS encoding NAD(P)-dependent oxidoreductase — encoded protein: MASVAVTRVTRRGIDVAGPAAAPGPRTTTREQEQPMRLGFVGAGRMGRPMVDRLVRAGHEVRVLGRTAEARAALAAAGAHPVADVAAVGEDADAVLVCVFDDAQVRDVCVDGPLTDRMPRGSVVVVHTTGDPDTAAAVAERAAARGVRVVDAPVSGGPHDVAAGRISLFAGGADDAVARARPVLRCYGDPVLHVGALGAGQRVKLLNNALFAAQIGLLAEAVRLGAAFGLDEPVLLEAFGHGSAASRAQAGVASRGSVARFAAAVGGFLGKDMDVVRRVSAEHGADLGALGEGLDALAGALDAAGERTTTSTAG
- a CDS encoding NAD(P)H-dependent amine dehydrogenase family protein, producing the protein MPERLRDEPAARPEDGRDGRPRYRVVQWATGNIGTRAMRAVLEHPTLTLAGAYVHSPDKAGKDAGELCGLGPAGVAATGDVGEILALQPDCVLYMPRACDFDTVCLLLEAGVNIVTTRGEFHRPDSMDPDVRKRVEAACRRGGASIHSTGSSPGFITEAVPLVLTSIQRRLDRLTISEFADLSERDSPGLLFDVMGFGRAPADMDARRLSHGRVSFGPSLELLADTLGLPLDRLEASGEVATAPRTVRIAAGEIPAGTVAGQRITVSGIRDGRPLLRFRATWYCTTDLDADWDVRDTGWHIAVEGDTPLDVDLRFPVPLDRMAATTPGYTAHRAVNAVPIVCAAEPGIRTTADLPQIVAALG
- a CDS encoding mycofactocin-coupled SDR family oxidoreductase, whose amino-acid sequence is MGRVEGKVAFITGAARGQGRSHAVRLAEEGADIIAVDLCQDIETVGYKLAGPDDLKETARLIEAAGRRVVAVQADVRDAAQLADAVERGVRELGRLDVVVAQAGIAPLHGNPPLQAWTDVINVNLVGTMNAIQVALPHLGEGASIIATGSAAALMNMGMVQNPGSNPGGSGYAFTKRALSEYAHELGRNLAPLKIRINVIHPTNCNTPMLQSEPMYRSFRPDLEHPTRADAEPAFAVQQAFPISYVEPGDISDTVLFLASDESKYVTGMQMRVDAGGYLKWHDYHV
- a CDS encoding ferredoxin, with amino-acid sequence MRVDSERCQGHTLCAMIAPEIFELRDVDGHSSVVQEDVPPDQEERVIEAVNSCPERAISIS
- a CDS encoding DUF72 domain-containing protein encodes the protein MRLHVGCAMWNLAPWQGRYLPRALPADERLRAYASWCNAVEGNTTFYATPSRDTVESWARQTSPDFRFVLKLPKPVTHGSRLAGADDELRTFLDAIEPLGPRAHALWVQLPGSFGPGDVGTLVRFLRRLPASHRYAVEVRHRAFFEDARAAGLLERALAETGAEWVPFDTTTLFRTPPTSDAERDAWLKKPRMPRRAAALTGRPIVRYLGRDDADRTVEGWREWVATVAGWLREGRTPTVFVHTPDNAEALELARRFHDEVRALVPELRPLPEPEPAGPPTLF
- a CDS encoding cytochrome P450, giving the protein MGADDVVKDDDRKQLRYHFDRHTPEYRGEFETITEEMHEKCPIAWSETYGGHWVAAGNREVFELARSADKVSNDHDIKGERRGYQGISIPTPERGKGSTGGFLEMDPPAQRYYRQALNPYLSPAAINRWIPVIDELVRACLDEKIESGRIDFVDDLANIVPAILTLGMMGIPLKDWVVYNEPVHAAVYTRPNTPEAERVAEMHKDMGRHLVGQFFEIQQNPRPGLIDEIARIKIDGEPPDFMDQVGALGLIIGGGFDTTTALTAHALEWLSENPDERARLSRERDTLLNSATEEFLRFYTPAPGDGRTISADCEIAGTEFKEGERLWLSWAMANRDANVFPEPNTIDLARKNNRHSSFGIGIHRCIGSNVARTVFKRMLVQVLDRMPDYRCDPEGAVHYDTIGVINGMRNLPATFTPGERLGAGLEETIERMQRVCDEQRLAEPVTVRKAQAKIG
- a CDS encoding NAD(P)-dependent oxidoreductase yields the protein MSDRAPIRTVGFVGLGHMGRPMSRRLAEAGLRVLGHDPAPPPADRLPAGLELVGSPADAARGAGAVVLMLPNSDIVEGVVDGLLDALEAGSALIDMGSSRPLSTRKVADRAAERGVAFVDAPVSGGVKGAENGTLTIMAGGAAADVERVRPVLDVLGGAVVHAGDVGAGHALKAFNNLLSASHLLATAEVMRAGSRFGLDPAVMIDAINRSSGRCASTEVKWPNFVLNERYDSGFGLSLMLKDMRIAAELAEAQGAPLAFGRAAVDLWAAAAEDLGPDADQTDIARWSGR
- a CDS encoding NAD(P)/FAD-dependent oxidoreductase; amino-acid sequence: MRSLRSVVVAGGGAAGVAAAETLRREGYEGSLVLIGAEPALPYDRPPLSKQVLTGAWEPERTELRDAAHYAGLDVRLVRGRATGLDVERGIVRVDGADGGDGTFPFDGLVIATGLRPRRLPDGRDLAGVHVLRDRADALELRAALLAAERAGGRAVIVGAGFLGLEVAASARSMGLEVTVLDPLPAPMMRQVGPRIGAAVAALHRDRGVDLRTGVGVKEMAGEDGRVTAVTLSDGTTVPAGAVLVAVGAEPVVEWLHGSGLPLGNGVECDEHCRAAPGIYAAGDVASWINPRYGRRMRLEHRMNATDQGAAAAQNLLHGDVKPFSPLPYFWTDQYDVKIQAHGVFPEESDVTIEEGSVEDGRFVALYRSGGELTGVLGWNLPARVMPYRKRLLEQWTPR
- the pcaC gene encoding 4-carboxymuconolactone decarboxylase produces the protein MSVTDAHPSRFEQGMATRREVLGAEHVERSMARVSDFSRPVQELVTEYCWGAVWTRDGLDRRTRSLINLGTLTALGRDHELAIHVRAAVTNGCTVEEIREALLQTAVYCGVPAAMQSFRIAEGVLDELGAGEQRDAEGRQGDE
- a CDS encoding NAD(P)-dependent oxidoreductase produces the protein MSGPKVTPPPAESPENPATEKARVGFIGLGSQGGPMARRIVEAGHPTTLWARRPASLEPFADTAAKVAESPAAMAADCDVACVCVVADADVEQVVTGEDGILSGLAEGGVIVVHSTVHPDTCGRLAEAAAARGVAVVDAPVSGGGQAAAEGRLLVMAGGDTAAVERCRPVFATYADPIVHLGPLGTGQLTKLLNNVLFTANLATAAGALALGRSLDVDPARLAEVVSHGSGASFALARVAAAGGTLDPMASRAGALLQKDARLLSAVAEAAGVPAGPVMRAADDALGIMEHPR